The following are encoded together in the Desulfobacterales bacterium genome:
- a CDS encoding ABC transporter permease subunit, giving the protein MIGIKPILRKELSDHLSSYRFIILFALIAMVSLITVYMAGLHIKKDLEGVAKPQFVFLMIFTSSGALFSLQQFVAFFGPLIGLILGFDTINRERNEGTLSKLLSQPIYRDDVINGKFLAGVIIIAVMMVSIILVITGLGLSLLGVVPGVEELWRIFIYLIISIIYISFWLGVAILFSIVFRSVATSALAAIAVWIFFSFFVSLGANILASSLTPDAGPSDPEAVMRRATIERGISLTSPMELYTGSTATIIDPMRKTNRMFVQMGIMEQLSISRFAGPLPLGQSVIVVLPYIISMLAITIVCFAISYTVFMRQEIRSL; this is encoded by the coding sequence GTGATCGGCATCAAACCCATTCTGCGAAAAGAACTGTCGGACCATCTCAGCAGCTACCGCTTTATCATTCTCTTTGCACTGATCGCCATGGTGAGCCTGATTACCGTTTACATGGCGGGACTGCATATTAAAAAAGACCTGGAGGGTGTCGCCAAACCCCAGTTTGTTTTTTTAATGATATTTACATCGTCCGGCGCGCTGTTCTCCCTGCAGCAGTTCGTGGCGTTTTTTGGACCGCTGATCGGTCTGATCCTGGGATTTGATACCATCAATCGGGAACGCAACGAAGGCACCCTCAGCAAACTGCTGTCTCAGCCGATTTACCGCGATGACGTCATCAATGGAAAATTTCTGGCAGGCGTCATCATCATTGCCGTCATGATGGTTTCGATCATTCTGGTCATTACCGGCCTGGGGCTCAGCCTCCTGGGGGTAGTCCCCGGGGTCGAGGAGCTGTGGCGGATATTTATCTACCTGATTATCAGCATTATTTACATATCGTTCTGGCTGGGTGTCGCGATTCTATTTTCGATTGTGTTTCGCAGCGTGGCCACTTCCGCCCTGGCAGCCATAGCGGTGTGGATCTTTTTTTCTTTTTTTGTCAGCCTCGGGGCCAATATCCTTGCCAGCTCGCTGACGCCCGATGCAGGTCCCTCCGATCCGGAAGCCGTCATGCGGCGGGCGACCATTGAAAGGGGGATTTCGCTGACGTCGCCCATGGAGCTTTACACGGGTTCAACCGCAACGATTATTGACCCGATGCGCAAAACGAATCGCATGTTTGTGCAGATGGGCATCATGGAACAGCTTTCCATCTCGCGATTTGCAGGGCCCCTGCCCCTGGGGCAGAGCGTCATCGTGGTCTTGCCCTACATCATCTCGATGCTTGCCATAACCATCGTCTGTTTTGCCATATCCTACACGGTTTT
- a CDS encoding NEW3 domain-containing protein: MHHNKLIQKALIVFMVSAGLLLSQGFRPVDAKDKTDDEKKPERLIVMAAEYPGVVVPADENVSIDLTFFNKGRSDESVDVWVAEKPKGWEARIKTYKFTVTGIHVPSGEDKRLTFEADPGKETKPGKYEFLVEAQTRDGQFKMSQTIMVEVKAKDVAKKEDKGVKLNTSYPVLQGPTDAKFEFSVEVDSKLDKDAVFNLFVQGPDGWDINFKPAYEDKYISSLRIKAGQSETVAVVVKPAASAKAGEYPINVRVATSEANGEVKLNVVLTGTFELEVGTASGLLSLDTRQGKPANMSFYIKNNGSAPNSNVKFMTFKPENWKVAFNPEKIDVIEPGKLQQVEVTITPNEEALVGDYSVNVKVDGEKASKTLEFRVTVKASSAWGWVGIGIIVAVIAGLIGLFRWLGRR, translated from the coding sequence ATGCATCACAACAAGCTGATTCAAAAAGCTTTAATTGTTTTTATGGTCTCAGCGGGGTTGCTCCTTTCACAGGGCTTTAGGCCGGTTGATGCCAAAGATAAAACCGATGATGAAAAAAAACCGGAACGGCTGATCGTGATGGCGGCCGAATATCCGGGTGTGGTGGTGCCGGCAGATGAGAATGTCAGCATAGACTTGACATTCTTCAACAAGGGGCGCTCGGACGAAAGCGTCGATGTCTGGGTTGCCGAAAAACCAAAGGGCTGGGAGGCCAGGATTAAAACCTATAAGTTTACGGTGACGGGCATCCATGTTCCTTCCGGCGAAGACAAGCGGCTGACCTTTGAAGCGGATCCGGGCAAGGAAACCAAACCCGGAAAATACGAATTTCTGGTTGAAGCCCAAACCCGGGACGGCCAATTCAAAATGTCCCAGACCATCATGGTGGAAGTCAAGGCCAAGGATGTCGCCAAAAAAGAGGACAAAGGGGTTAAATTGAATACCTCCTATCCGGTTCTCCAGGGGCCGACGGACGCCAAATTCGAATTTTCGGTGGAAGTGGACAGCAAGCTGGACAAAGACGCCGTATTCAATCTGTTTGTCCAGGGACCGGACGGCTGGGACATCAATTTTAAACCGGCCTATGAGGACAAATACATTTCGAGCCTTCGGATCAAGGCCGGCCAGAGCGAGACCGTTGCCGTCGTGGTCAAACCCGCTGCTTCGGCAAAAGCCGGCGAATATCCCATCAATGTCCGGGTGGCCACCAGCGAGGCCAACGGCGAGGTCAAGCTGAACGTCGTCTTGACGGGCACCTTTGAGCTGGAGGTGGGCACCGCCAGCGGGCTTTTGTCTCTGGACACCCGCCAGGGAAAACCGGCCAACATGTCTTTTTATATCAAGAACAACGGTTCGGCCCCCAACAGCAACGTCAAGTTCATGACCTTCAAACCCGAAAACTGGAAAGTTGCCTTCAATCCTGAGAAAATCGACGTCATCGAGCCCGGAAAACTGCAGCAGGTTGAAGTGACCATCACCCCCAATGAAGAGGCGCTGGTTGGAGACTATTCCGTAAACGTGAAGGTCGACGGGGAAAAAGCGTCCAAAACTTTAGAATTCCGGGTTACGGTAAAAGCTTCCAGCGCCTGGGGCTGGGTAGGCATCGGCATTATCGTGGCCGTAATTGCCGGACTGATCGGCTTGTTCCGCTGGCTGGGAAGGCGTTAA
- the groL gene encoding chaperonin GroEL (60 kDa chaperone family; promotes refolding of misfolded polypeptides especially under stressful conditions; forms two stacked rings of heptamers to form a barrel-shaped 14mer; ends can be capped by GroES; misfolded proteins enter the barrel where they are refolded when GroES binds), with translation MPAKMIAYSSSAREKMLKGVNTLANAVKVTLGPKGRNAVLEKSFGAPTVTKDGVTVAKEIELADKFENMGAQMVKEVASKTSDVAGDGTTTATVLAQAILNEGQKLVAAGISPMDIKRGIDKGVVAVVEELKKISKPVKDKSEIVQVGAISANNDEVVGKLLSEAMDKVGKEGVITVEEAKSIETSLEVVEGMQFDRGYLSPYFVTNTEKMTATLEDPYILLNEKKVSNMKDMLPLLEAVAKSGKPLVIIAEDIEGEALATLIVNKLRGTLKVAAVKAPGFGDRRKEILQDLAVLCGGQVITEDIGVKLENVSLNDLGRCKTVKIDKDNTTIVDGAGKKKDLEGRIGQIRAQIEETTSDYDREKLQERLAKLIGGVAVIKIGAATEIEMKEKKARVEDAMNATRAAVEEGIVPGGGVALVRCMDALNKAKATGEEKEGIRILQHAIAEPLRQIAQNAGLNGDVVLNKVLEGKGDYGYNADSGQYENLMKSGVIDPTKVVRFALQNAASVAGLMLTTEAMITEKPIKKKSMPAMPPGDMDDMY, from the coding sequence ATGCCTGCAAAAATGATCGCATACAGTTCGTCCGCCAGAGAAAAAATGCTCAAAGGCGTTAACACGCTGGCCAATGCCGTCAAGGTCACCCTGGGCCCCAAAGGGCGCAATGCCGTTCTGGAAAAATCATTTGGCGCCCCCACCGTTACCAAAGACGGTGTGACGGTGGCCAAAGAAATCGAGTTGGCAGACAAGTTCGAAAACATGGGCGCTCAAATGGTCAAGGAAGTTGCCAGCAAGACCAGTGATGTGGCGGGAGACGGCACCACCACGGCAACCGTACTGGCTCAGGCGATTCTGAATGAGGGCCAAAAACTGGTGGCGGCCGGCATCAGCCCCATGGACATCAAGCGCGGGATTGACAAGGGCGTGGTGGCTGTTGTCGAGGAATTGAAAAAAATATCCAAACCGGTCAAAGACAAAAGCGAGATTGTTCAGGTCGGCGCCATTTCAGCCAATAACGACGAAGTTGTGGGAAAGCTTCTGTCCGAAGCAATGGACAAGGTCGGTAAAGAAGGCGTTATCACAGTTGAAGAGGCCAAGAGCATAGAGACATCTCTGGAAGTGGTGGAGGGAATGCAGTTTGACCGGGGCTATCTTTCCCCCTATTTTGTAACCAATACTGAAAAAATGACAGCGACCCTCGAGGATCCCTATATCCTTCTGAATGAAAAAAAGGTAAGCAACATGAAGGATATGCTGCCGCTTCTGGAAGCCGTCGCAAAGTCGGGCAAACCCCTTGTGATTATTGCCGAAGATATTGAAGGAGAGGCGCTGGCCACCCTGATTGTCAACAAGCTGCGGGGCACCCTGAAAGTGGCTGCGGTCAAGGCCCCGGGTTTCGGGGATCGTCGCAAGGAAATTCTCCAGGACCTCGCTGTATTGTGCGGCGGGCAGGTGATCACGGAAGACATTGGCGTCAAACTGGAGAACGTGTCCCTGAACGACCTGGGACGCTGCAAAACCGTAAAAATTGACAAGGACAATACCACCATCGTGGACGGCGCCGGAAAAAAGAAAGACCTGGAAGGGCGCATCGGCCAGATCCGGGCGCAGATCGAGGAGACCACCTCTGATTATGATCGCGAAAAACTGCAGGAACGCCTGGCCAAGCTGATCGGCGGGGTGGCAGTGATCAAGATCGGTGCGGCCACTGAAATAGAAATGAAGGAAAAGAAGGCCCGTGTTGAGGATGCCATGAATGCCACCCGGGCGGCAGTTGAAGAGGGGATTGTCCCGGGCGGCGGCGTTGCGCTGGTCCGTTGCATGGATGCCTTGAACAAGGCAAAAGCCACCGGTGAAGAAAAAGAAGGGATCCGGATATTACAACACGCCATTGCCGAACCCCTGCGGCAGATCGCCCAGAATGCGGGTTTAAACGGTGACGTCGTCCTGAACAAGGTGCTTGAAGGAAAGGGTGATTACGGCTATAATGCGGATTCAGGGCAGTATGAGAATTTGATGAAATCCGGCGTCATCGATCCCACCAAGGTCGTGCGCTTTGCCCTTCAGAATGCGGCCTCGGTTGCCGGACTGATGCTCACCACCGAAGCCATGATTACGGAAAAACCGATAAAGAAAAAATCGATGCCGGCGATGCCCCCCGGTGACATGGACGACATGTATTGA
- a CDS encoding co-chaperone GroES produces the protein MKVRPLNDRVLVMRVAEEQISAGGIIIPDTAKEKPLEGKIVSAGPGKMGDDGKRAPLEVKKGDRILFSKYAGTEIKIDGVEHLFMREEDILAILE, from the coding sequence ATGAAAGTTAGACCGTTAAATGACAGGGTTTTGGTAATGCGGGTTGCGGAAGAACAGATAAGCGCCGGCGGCATCATTATTCCCGACACCGCCAAGGAAAAGCCGCTGGAGGGTAAAATCGTATCGGCCGGGCCGGGGAAGATGGGTGATGACGGCAAGCGGGCGCCGCTGGAAGTTAAAAAAGGGGATCGGATTCTTTTTTCAAAATATGCCGGCACCGAAATCAAAATTGATGGTGTTGAACATCTATTCATGCGCGAAGAAGATATTTTAGCCATTTTAGAGTAA
- a CDS encoding ABC transporter ATP-binding protein: METNAIIQTDELTKVYNGQVAVDRLTLRISEGEVFGFLGPNGAGKTTTLLMLLGLTEPTGGTARVLGVDPTREPVRVKGLIGYLQENMGFYSDLNARQMLGFVAELNRLPRDVAGARMDEALEKVGLAGESKKKISAYSRGMRQRLGIAELLIKDPKVVFLDEPTLGLDPDATNRMIELIEALCREKKMTVLLSSHMLHLVQKICHRVGIMIKGRMVAQGPMEQLAKDKFGIGSERYSLEEIYMKYFQEVRS; this comes from the coding sequence ATGGAAACGAATGCAATCATCCAAACTGATGAATTGACCAAGGTATACAACGGTCAGGTGGCAGTGGATCGCCTGACCCTGCGGATTTCGGAAGGCGAAGTGTTCGGTTTTCTGGGACCCAATGGGGCCGGCAAAACAACCACGCTGCTGATGCTGCTGGGGTTGACCGAGCCCACCGGTGGAACCGCCCGGGTCCTGGGCGTGGACCCCACCCGGGAACCGGTGCGGGTCAAGGGGTTGATCGGATACCTGCAGGAAAACATGGGATTCTACAGCGATCTCAATGCCCGCCAGATGCTCGGTTTCGTGGCCGAGCTGAACCGCCTCCCCCGCGACGTCGCTGGGGCGCGTATGGATGAGGCCCTTGAGAAAGTGGGGCTGGCCGGTGAATCCAAAAAAAAGATCAGCGCCTACTCGCGCGGCATGCGCCAGCGCCTGGGTATTGCCGAACTGCTGATCAAAGACCCGAAGGTGGTTTTTCTGGATGAACCGACCCTGGGTCTTGATCCGGACGCCACCAACCGGATGATTGAACTGATTGAGGCGCTCTGCCGCGAAAAGAAGATGACCGTTCTGCTGTCGTCGCACATGCTGCACCTGGTCCAGAAAATTTGCCACCGGGTGGGCATTATGATCAAGGGACGCATGGTCGCCCAGGGACCGATGGAGCAGCTTGCCAAGGATAAGTTCGGAATCGGATCGGAACGGTACAGCTTGGAAGAAATCTACATGAAATATTTCCAGGAGGTAAGGTCGTGA
- the uvrA gene encoding excinuclease ABC subunit UvrA has product MPLKAIEIKGAGQHNLKNLDLAIPLNRMTVITGVSGSGKSSLALDTLYAEGQRRYIETFSPYARQFMERMDRPLVEKIEGIPPAIAIDRKDPVRTSRSTVGTMTEITDYVKLLFARRSLLYCRSCDRPVQPETPAHVWAYLQGLPEETQTVITFTLSLKGDEKEDPRQLLRRSGYDRYFHEGRIEAVENWQPSESDGTIEIVADRFIYRPSNQTRIMDSLEQAFRMGDGRLTVWAPPQQPMAFSSSLACAPCDIHYPPPQPNLFSFNSPIGACETCRGFGRTIDVDMDLVIPDKALSISAGAIKPWGTEADGRMEFDHLISFCRQNKIPTDVPFLKLHRDQQAALMDGTADYHGVRGFFRWLESKTYKMHVRVFLSRYRSYNVCPACHGTRFKAAALLYRLNGLHLARIYALDVNAAAAFFSALPIPTGDDACALLLDEIRSRLQYLRDVGLGYLTLDRQSRTLSGGEVQRVALASALGASLVNTLYILDEPSIGLHPSDNHRLIRILKRLRDHQNTLVVVEHDPEIIAHSDFMLDIGPRAGENGGEVMYFGPTAKVNNSLTGQYLKGDCSIPVPVKRRKPAAGKWLTIAGARENNLKNVDVRIPLGGFVCLAGVSGSGKSTLAEEILYKALKWRLNDPQGRPGQHQAIRGHAPIADVVLVDQHPIGRTPRANPVTYTKSLDTIRQLLAKTPEARRKGFGPGHFSFNVAGGRCETCRGDGFEKVEMQFLSDVFITCPDCSGMRFKKELLQITYREKNIHDILSLTVDGALDFFNAEPKIKNALEPLTSVGLGYIRLGQPINTLSGGEAQRLKLSRFLKFSDGRHRLFIFDEPTTGLHFDDIHKLINALQQLVDSGNTVLVIEHNLDVIKTADWVIELGPEGGDNGGRVIATGPPEKITRNRLSPTGRFLKSYLEIPNRLESAAVQPSTVAESTADFAESIAVSGAREHNLKNIALSIPRNQLVVLTGVSGSGKSTLAFDILFAEGQRRYLESLAPYVRQYVKILERPDVDHVSGLPPTVAIEQRISYASRRSTVATLTEIYHFLRLLFSKLGSRHCLGCGRRLTTQTREAITAQIRLRYRNQKASILSPKVAGRKGFHKDILARARRKGFDKARIDGEFKPITAGMALSRYHEHTIELVTGKLPSAHPAQTVERALAEGAGSLIIVDSSGSEEVFSLKGICPSCGIGLETLDPRLFSFNSAHGACPKCNGLGRLPHAEKKNQSGGGICPRCRGSRLKETALAVKINGYSIWDLVQQPALQLEAILGQFHFKPQEKPITEPVLTEIRSRLALLNQLGLSYLSLSRSGDTLSGGEAQRVRLAAQLGSNLTGVLYVLDEPTIGLHPRDNHVLIAALQTLKARGNSVVVVEHDEETIRAADTVIDLGPGAGQAGGTVVASGGLKDLQKNPASITGALINGRRRRVTSRLRPCQDRPRLKVSGAAEHNLKNIDVEFPLGAFICVTGVSGSGKSTLLKETLFKGVQNRLLKKTLTAGRCRDIQGWQHIDRTLEVDHSPIGRTPRSVPASYVGFLNDIRNLFAGTPDARMRGFRPGRFSFNLAEGRCQGCKGHGSLKVEMSFLPEVYVACEACQGRRFNPETLAVRYKGKTISEVLDLTFTAAAEFFRLVPSIRRSLDGVCNIGLGYLRLGQPSPTLSGGEAQRTKLARELVKASKGRTLYILDEPTTGLNLSDVQNLLEVLQKLVDEGNTVAVIEHNIEIIKAADYIIDLGPEGGDGGGQLVASGSPVDLLAHPKGSHTAHFLAKYLAKNNRLK; this is encoded by the coding sequence ATGCCGCTGAAAGCCATCGAAATCAAAGGCGCCGGGCAACACAACCTTAAAAATTTAGACCTCGCAATACCCCTGAACCGGATGACGGTGATAACGGGTGTCAGCGGTTCCGGCAAATCCTCTCTGGCCCTGGACACACTTTACGCCGAAGGCCAGCGGCGCTACATTGAAACGTTTTCGCCCTATGCCCGTCAGTTCATGGAACGGATGGATCGCCCCCTGGTGGAAAAGATCGAGGGCATCCCGCCGGCCATTGCCATTGACCGCAAGGATCCTGTTCGCACCTCCCGTTCCACGGTCGGCACCATGACCGAAATCACGGATTATGTAAAACTGCTGTTCGCCCGCCGGAGTCTGCTCTACTGCCGCAGCTGCGACCGGCCGGTCCAACCCGAAACACCGGCACATGTTTGGGCCTACCTGCAGGGGCTGCCGGAAGAGACGCAAACAGTCATCACCTTTACGCTGTCGCTGAAAGGTGATGAAAAAGAAGATCCGCGGCAATTGTTGCGGCGCAGCGGCTACGACCGGTATTTTCATGAGGGCCGGATCGAGGCGGTCGAAAACTGGCAGCCATCGGAAAGTGATGGAACCATCGAGATTGTCGCCGATCGGTTCATATACCGTCCCTCCAACCAAACCCGCATCATGGATTCCCTGGAACAGGCCTTTCGCATGGGAGACGGTCGCCTGACGGTCTGGGCGCCGCCGCAGCAACCCATGGCTTTCAGCAGCAGCCTGGCCTGCGCCCCGTGCGATATTCACTATCCACCCCCCCAGCCGAATCTGTTTTCTTTCAACAGCCCCATCGGCGCCTGCGAGACCTGCCGGGGATTCGGCCGGACAATCGATGTGGATATGGATCTCGTCATTCCGGATAAGGCCCTTTCCATTAGCGCGGGCGCCATAAAACCCTGGGGAACAGAAGCGGACGGCCGCATGGAATTCGACCACCTGATCTCCTTTTGCCGCCAAAACAAGATCCCGACGGATGTCCCCTTCCTGAAGCTGCACAGGGACCAGCAGGCCGCCCTCATGGACGGAACGGCTGATTATCACGGTGTCCGGGGATTTTTCAGGTGGCTGGAATCCAAGACATACAAAATGCACGTGCGCGTTTTTCTTTCGCGCTACCGCAGTTACAATGTTTGTCCGGCCTGTCACGGCACCCGCTTCAAGGCAGCCGCGCTTTTATACCGTCTAAACGGTCTCCATCTGGCCCGGATCTACGCCCTTGACGTAAATGCGGCCGCGGCGTTTTTTAGCGCCCTGCCAATTCCCACCGGAGACGATGCCTGCGCCCTGCTTCTGGATGAAATCCGCAGCCGCCTTCAATATCTCCGCGATGTCGGCCTCGGCTACCTTACCCTCGACCGTCAATCCCGAACGCTTTCAGGCGGCGAGGTCCAGCGGGTGGCGCTGGCTTCAGCGCTGGGGGCCTCCCTGGTAAATACGCTCTACATTCTGGACGAGCCCAGCATCGGGCTTCATCCCAGCGACAATCATCGCCTGATCCGAATCCTGAAGCGTCTGCGGGACCATCAGAACACCCTGGTTGTGGTGGAGCACGATCCGGAAATCATCGCCCACAGTGATTTCATGCTCGATATCGGTCCCCGGGCCGGCGAAAACGGCGGCGAGGTGATGTATTTCGGACCCACTGCCAAAGTAAACAATTCTCTCACCGGTCAATACCTGAAAGGCGACTGCAGCATCCCGGTTCCCGTAAAACGGCGAAAGCCCGCTGCCGGGAAATGGCTGACCATTGCAGGCGCCCGTGAAAATAATCTCAAGAATGTCGACGTACGGATCCCCCTGGGCGGATTCGTCTGTCTGGCCGGTGTCTCCGGCTCCGGCAAATCCACCCTGGCAGAAGAAATCCTCTACAAGGCATTGAAATGGCGCCTGAACGACCCCCAGGGACGACCCGGACAACACCAGGCCATCAGGGGACATGCGCCTATTGCCGATGTGGTCCTGGTGGACCAGCATCCCATCGGCCGGACCCCCCGCGCCAACCCCGTCACCTACACCAAATCCCTGGACACTATCCGGCAGCTCCTGGCAAAGACACCGGAAGCCCGCCGGAAAGGGTTCGGCCCGGGCCACTTTTCATTCAATGTTGCCGGCGGCCGTTGTGAAACCTGCCGTGGGGACGGGTTTGAAAAGGTGGAAATGCAATTTCTTTCGGATGTCTTCATCACCTGCCCGGACTGCAGCGGGATGCGCTTTAAAAAAGAACTGCTCCAGATCACTTACCGGGAGAAGAACATCCATGACATCCTCAGCCTGACGGTGGACGGGGCCCTCGATTTTTTCAATGCGGAGCCTAAAATCAAGAACGCGTTGGAACCGCTTACCTCTGTCGGCCTGGGGTACATCCGGCTGGGGCAGCCCATCAATACCCTTTCGGGCGGGGAAGCCCAGCGGCTCAAACTCTCACGTTTTTTAAAGTTCAGCGACGGGCGGCACCGTCTTTTTATTTTCGACGAACCCACCACCGGCCTTCACTTTGATGACATCCACAAGCTGATTAACGCCCTGCAGCAGTTGGTAGACTCCGGCAACACCGTCCTGGTGATTGAACACAATCTGGATGTGATCAAAACAGCCGACTGGGTCATCGAGCTGGGGCCTGAAGGCGGAGACAACGGCGGTCGTGTCATCGCAACCGGACCTCCTGAAAAAATCACCCGGAACCGCTTATCGCCCACCGGTCGGTTCCTGAAAAGCTATCTGGAAATTCCAAACCGGCTGGAATCGGCCGCTGTCCAGCCGTCGACCGTGGCCGAATCAACGGCTGATTTCGCGGAGAGCATCGCCGTCAGCGGCGCCCGGGAACACAATTTGAAAAACATCGCCCTGTCCATTCCCCGCAACCAGCTGGTGGTCTTGACGGGCGTCTCCGGTTCCGGCAAATCCACCCTTGCCTTCGATATCCTGTTCGCCGAAGGCCAGCGTCGTTATTTGGAAAGTCTTGCGCCCTACGTCCGGCAGTACGTCAAGATTTTGGAACGGCCCGATGTCGACCATGTCTCCGGTCTTCCGCCCACGGTTGCCATCGAGCAGCGCATCAGCTACGCCAGCCGGCGGTCCACCGTCGCAACGCTCACGGAAATCTATCATTTCCTCAGGCTGCTGTTCAGCAAGCTCGGCAGCCGGCACTGTCTCGGATGCGGACGCCGGCTGACAACCCAAACCCGGGAAGCGATCACCGCCCAGATCCGCCTGCGGTATCGTAACCAGAAAGCCTCGATCCTGTCACCCAAGGTTGCCGGCCGCAAAGGCTTTCACAAGGACATTCTGGCAAGGGCCCGGCGCAAGGGTTTCGACAAAGCGCGCATCGACGGCGAATTCAAACCCATTACGGCCGGAATGGCCCTGAGCCGATACCATGAGCATACGATTGAACTGGTAACCGGAAAACTGCCGTCGGCGCATCCGGCGCAAACGGTGGAACGTGCGCTGGCGGAAGGTGCCGGCAGCCTGATTATTGTAGACAGCAGCGGCAGTGAAGAAGTTTTCAGCCTGAAGGGAATTTGCCCTTCCTGCGGCATCGGCCTGGAAACGTTGGATCCCCGGCTGTTTTCATTCAATAGCGCCCACGGCGCCTGCCCGAAATGCAACGGCTTGGGTCGACTCCCTCACGCTGAAAAAAAGAATCAATCCGGCGGCGGCATATGCCCCCGCTGCCGGGGCAGCCGTCTCAAGGAAACAGCGCTGGCCGTCAAGATCAACGGTTATTCCATCTGGGACCTGGTGCAACAACCGGCCCTGCAACTGGAAGCCATCCTGGGACAATTTCACTTTAAACCGCAAGAAAAGCCCATTACGGAACCGGTCCTGACGGAAATTCGCTCGCGTCTCGCGCTCCTCAACCAACTGGGGTTGTCCTATCTTTCGCTGAGCCGCAGCGGTGACACGCTCTCCGGCGGCGAAGCCCAGCGGGTTCGCCTGGCAGCCCAACTGGGCTCGAATCTGACCGGCGTCCTGTATGTTCTGGATGAGCCCACCATCGGCTTGCATCCCCGGGACAACCACGTGCTGATAGCGGCACTGCAAACACTCAAAGCCCGGGGCAACTCGGTGGTGGTGGTGGAACATGACGAGGAAACCATCCGCGCGGCCGATACCGTTATTGATTTAGGGCCCGGCGCGGGTCAGGCCGGCGGGACAGTGGTGGCATCCGGTGGACTGAAAGACCTTCAAAAGAATCCCGCATCCATCACCGGCGCCCTTATCAACGGCCGCCGGCGCCGGGTGACATCCCGGCTGCGGCCCTGTCAGGACCGCCCCCGCCTTAAAGTGTCCGGCGCGGCCGAGCATAACCTGAAAAACATCGACGTGGAGTTCCCCCTGGGGGCATTCATCTGCGTCACCGGCGTTTCCGGTTCGGGCAAATCCACTCTGCTGAAGGAAACGCTGTTCAAAGGCGTTCAAAACCGGCTTCTTAAAAAGACGCTGACCGCCGGCCGCTGTCGGGATATACAAGGTTGGCAACACATCGACCGGACATTGGAGGTCGACCACAGCCCCATCGGCCGGACACCCCGCTCGGTGCCGGCCTCCTATGTCGGCTTTTTGAACGACATTCGCAATCTTTTTGCCGGAACGCCGGATGCCCGCATGCGCGGTTTCCGACCGGGGCGTTTTTCATTCAATCTGGCCGAAGGCCGCTGCCAGGGCTGCAAGGGACACGGCAGTCTCAAGGTAGAGATGAGTTTTCTGCCGGAAGTATACGTCGCCTGCGAGGCCTGTCAGGGGCGGCGGTTCAATCCGGAAACACTGGCGGTCCGCTACAAGGGAAAAACCATATCAGAGGTGCTGGACCTGACCTTCACGGCTGCAGCGGAATTTTTCAGGCTGGTTCCTTCCATCCGACGCTCCCTCGACGGCGTCTGCAATATCGGCCTGGGATACCTTCGCCTGGGCCAACCCAGCCCGACCCTTTCCGGCGGTGAAGCCCAGCGCACGAAGCTGGCCCGGGAACTGGTCAAGGCATCTAAAGGGCGCACGCTTTATATCCTGGATGAACCGACTACCGGCTTGAACCTGTCCGATGTCCAAAACCTTCTGGAAGTGCTCCAGAAACTGGTGGATGAAGGCAATACCGTTGCGGTGATTGAGCACAATATCGAAATCATCAAAGCGGCCGACTATATCATCGATTTGGGACCCGAGGGCGGCGACGGCGGGGGCCAACTGGTTGCATCCGGATCACCCGTCGACCTGCTGGCACATCCCAAGGGCTCCCATACGGCCCATTTTCTGGCAAAATATCTTGCCAAAAATAACCGGCTGAAATAA